A part of Salvelinus alpinus chromosome 23, SLU_Salpinus.1, whole genome shotgun sequence genomic DNA contains:
- the LOC139550328 gene encoding ubiquitin-conjugating enzyme E2 R1-like isoform X1 produces the protein MAQHGPVHVASSQKALMLEMKSLQEEPVEGFKITLVDEADLYNWEVAIFGPPNTHYEGGYFKARIKFPIDYPYSPPAFRFLTKMWHPNIYENGDVCISILHPPVDDPQSGELPSERWNPTQNVRTILLSVISLLNEPNTSSPANVDASVMYRKWRDSKDREYAEIIRSVNICTRTESTAHTLIQPLYLCVCLRKQVLATKAEAERDGVKVPTTLAEYCVRTRAPPPDEGSDLFYDDYYDDEDLEDEDEDDCCYDEDDSGTEES, from the exons ATGGCGCAACATGGGCCTGTTCACGTAGCAAGCTCACAAAAAGCATTAATGCTAGAAATGAAGAGCCTTCAAGAGGAGCCAGTCGAGGGCTTCAAAATAACATTGGTCGATGAAGCAGATCTCTACAATTGGGAAGTGGCCATTTTTGGACCTCCCAACACTCACTATGAAGGGGGCTATTTCAAG GCTCGTATCAAGTTCCCCATTGACTACCCCTACTCGCCACCTGCCTTCCGTTTCCTCACCAAGATGTGGCACCCCAACATCTATGAG AATGGGGACGTATGTATATCCATTCTGCACCCTCCAGTTGATGACCCTCAGAGTGGGGAGCTGCCATCTGAGAGGTGGAACCCTACCCAGAACGTCAG GACCATCCTTCTGAGTGTAATCTCTCTGCTGAACGAGCCCAACACCTCCTCCCCGGCCAACGTGGACGCCTCCGTCATGTACCGCAAGTGGAGGGACAGCAAGGACAGAGAGTACGCCGAGATAATCAGGTCGGTAAACATATGCACAAGGACAGAGAGTACAGCACACACACTTATTCAGcccctctatctctgtgtgtgtctcaggaaGCAGGTATTGGCCACTAAGGCTGAAGCGGAGCGCGACGGGGTGAAGGTCCCCACAACACTGGCCGAATACTGTGTCCGCACACGGGCCCCGCCCCCCGACGAGGGTTCCGACCTCTTCTACGACGATTACTATGACGACGAGGATCTGGAAGACGAAGACGAGGACGACTGCTGCTATGATGAAGACGACTCTGGGACGGAGGAGTCGTGA
- the LOC139550329 gene encoding NAD-dependent protein deacylase sirtuin-6-like — MGPKRVWTVEERGEAPHFDTTFEESWPSLTHMVLLGLQRASYLKFLISQNEDHLHAHSGFPRDLLSELHGNMSVEG, encoded by the exons AT GGGTCCCAAAAGAGTGTGGACCGTGGAGGAGAGGGGCGAGGCTCCCCACTTTGACACCACGTTCGAGGAATCCTGGCCCAGCCTCACTCACATGGTCCTGCTGGGGTTGCAGAGAGCCAGCTACCTCAAATTCCTCATCAGCCAGAATGAGGACCACCTCCACGCCCACTCCGGCTTCCCCAG ggatcTGCTGTCTGAGTTGCATGGGAACATGTCTGTGGAGGGGTGA
- the LOC139550328 gene encoding ubiquitin-conjugating enzyme E2 R1-like isoform X2 gives MAQHGPVHVASSQKALMLEMKSLQEEPVEGFKITLVDEADLYNWEVAIFGPPNTHYEGGYFKARIKFPIDYPYSPPAFRFLTKMWHPNIYENGDVCISILHPPVDDPQSGELPSERWNPTQNVRTILLSVISLLNEPNTSSPANVDASVMYRKWRDSKDREYAEIIRKQVLATKAEAERDGVKVPTTLAEYCVRTRAPPPDEGSDLFYDDYYDDEDLEDEDEDDCCYDEDDSGTEES, from the exons ATGGCGCAACATGGGCCTGTTCACGTAGCAAGCTCACAAAAAGCATTAATGCTAGAAATGAAGAGCCTTCAAGAGGAGCCAGTCGAGGGCTTCAAAATAACATTGGTCGATGAAGCAGATCTCTACAATTGGGAAGTGGCCATTTTTGGACCTCCCAACACTCACTATGAAGGGGGCTATTTCAAG GCTCGTATCAAGTTCCCCATTGACTACCCCTACTCGCCACCTGCCTTCCGTTTCCTCACCAAGATGTGGCACCCCAACATCTATGAG AATGGGGACGTATGTATATCCATTCTGCACCCTCCAGTTGATGACCCTCAGAGTGGGGAGCTGCCATCTGAGAGGTGGAACCCTACCCAGAACGTCAG GACCATCCTTCTGAGTGTAATCTCTCTGCTGAACGAGCCCAACACCTCCTCCCCGGCCAACGTGGACGCCTCCGTCATGTACCGCAAGTGGAGGGACAGCAAGGACAGAGAGTACGCCGAGATAATCAG gaaGCAGGTATTGGCCACTAAGGCTGAAGCGGAGCGCGACGGGGTGAAGGTCCCCACAACACTGGCCGAATACTGTGTCCGCACACGGGCCCCGCCCCCCGACGAGGGTTCCGACCTCTTCTACGACGATTACTATGACGACGAGGATCTGGAAGACGAAGACGAGGACGACTGCTGCTATGATGAAGACGACTCTGGGACGGAGGAGTCGTGA